From the Desulfovibrionales bacterium genome, the window GCTCTCTCCCTCGCTCACAGTGTCGCCCGCCCGTAGGTGAACATCTATTATCCAGCTACGGCCCGATAGGCTTCATGAACCGCCTAGTCCGCCGCAGGCGGATGCCAGGTGGTGTGGGGACCAGGGGAGAGAAGCCCCCGGGTACCCCGATTAAGGCTTCTTTTTTGGGTCTTGTCTATTGTCAAATACAGAATGTATTATAATTGCATTATGTTCAATCGTATAAAATATAGAAAAAGGGAATCTTCTTATCGGGCACCCACGAAAACACGAATATCGAATTTGGTATATCTCCGGATAATGAATAATGTTTTGCAAGGCGGCCTCTACACAATTCAGAAACTCAAAGCCAAGTCCCCTCCGTTGTCTTTCATACCAAGCAAAAGCTAATTCGACATCATCTTTTGACCTGTCAGTATAACGAAGCTTCATTTGTATTTATTCCTTATTCCCTCGTGAACTGACTGCCAATCATGAAGATTTTGTTCGCCGGCTTTGTATTGGCTATATCTTTTATCAAGTTCTCGTTTTTGCCATTCAGGCATCGGGAGCTCTGAGTTACTTTGGGCGATAGAATCCCAGATATCTTCTATCAGCAATAATTTTTCCGAAAGATTTAATTTTTTTATTTCTTGCTTAATTTCGTCGGGTCTCATTTTGAAATCTCCCTATGTCTTTTATGTTATTCATATCACCATTAAGTCTTAACATTGCATGTTAGCTGTCGACTGCCTTTTTTCATAGTCATAGAGAAAAAAGAGGGTGGCGTCAAGCACAAAAGGGGGGAGAAATGCGCTCGCTATGCATGTTCAACGCAGTCAATACGTGTCCCGCACAACACCTTATCTGTTTTCCCTTAAACGTATTACGCGAGGGTCCGTGGGAGCTAACGTAGTTTGAACAGTTCTGCCGGTATCCTTTCCGAAATAATCAAATGTTGTCACCAGTAGATAATCTATCACGATTCTAAGGTCACGGCTCTCTCCCTCGCTCACAGTGTCGCCCGCCCAGACTACCTCCGTTTGACCGGATTCACGTAGTTTATGGGCATCTATCACTCTTATTGATAATGACCGGGTAAGATACTGAATGGAATAAGGTTCATACCTGTATACAGTTTCATAATACCACGTCTTTGAATAAGGATCATAGGCTCTGATGTCTTGAGGTCTCGAAATAAATCCTGTATACAAAGGG encodes:
- a CDS encoding addiction module protein, with the translated sequence MRPDEIKQEIKKLNLSEKLLLIEDIWDSIAQSNSELPMPEWQKRELDKRYSQYKAGEQNLHDWQSVHEGIRNKYK
- a CDS encoding DUF4136 domain-containing protein, which translates into the protein MRFLLKFFLFVGLILGATSCATYRIDVTGYLDPARPPSLVPGKTIFVVQSPEADNPLLEREVASKIARLLKKKGYPLSPAEDADFHLVFRYGIGRGPLYTGFISRPQDIRAYDPYSKTWYYETVYRYEPYSIQYLTRSLSIRVIDAHKLRESGQTEVVWAGDTVSEGESRDLRIVIDYLLVTTFDYFGKDTGRTVQTTLAPTDPRVIRLRENR